The proteins below come from a single Halobacteriovorax sp. DA5 genomic window:
- the lpdA gene encoding dihydrolipoyl dehydrogenase: MKKFDVIVIGSGPGGYVAAIRAAQLGKKTAIVESKELGGVCLNRGCIPTKAVLKAAHSVHELADMKDLGIDVELKGLNGGQAVKRAKGISAKISGGVAYLMKKNKIEVFEGYGKLRTNTQVEITSSRGHTETIEGTNIILATGAHYRSFPGLEHDGKRLIGAWEAIKMEELPKSIGIIGAGAIGVEFAYFWNAFGVDVHIFELQKNLLPIEDEESSKVVEKAYKKYGIKMSLGVEKVSAKNNGNDVTITEVKGGKTVEHKFDMGLIAVGMTGNIDGIGLETVGVQTDRGFVVVNNTYQTNVPNIYAIGDLAGPPLLAHAASHEGIIAAEAIAGLHPHPLDKMNVAGCTYCQPQVASVGYTERALKEQGIKYSVGKVPFTANGKAMASNETEGFVKTLMGEDGEMLGAHIVGTHATELIHEYVLFRQMEGVDEEMFATIHPHPTLGEFLAESVLNAKGRSINF; this comes from the coding sequence ATGAAGAAATTTGATGTTATTGTTATTGGTTCTGGGCCAGGTGGATATGTCGCCGCTATTCGTGCTGCCCAACTTGGAAAAAAGACTGCGATCGTTGAAAGTAAAGAACTAGGCGGTGTTTGTCTTAACCGTGGATGTATTCCAACAAAAGCGGTTCTTAAAGCAGCTCACAGTGTACACGAGCTTGCTGATATGAAAGATCTTGGTATTGATGTTGAACTTAAAGGTTTAAACGGTGGCCAAGCTGTTAAGCGTGCAAAGGGAATCTCTGCAAAGATTTCTGGTGGTGTTGCTTACCTAATGAAGAAAAATAAAATTGAAGTTTTTGAAGGTTATGGAAAGCTTCGTACAAATACTCAAGTTGAAATTACTTCATCTCGTGGTCACACTGAAACAATTGAAGGAACAAATATCATCCTTGCAACTGGTGCTCACTACCGCTCATTTCCTGGACTTGAGCATGATGGAAAAAGACTGATTGGTGCTTGGGAAGCAATTAAAATGGAAGAGCTTCCAAAGTCAATTGGGATCATCGGAGCTGGTGCTATCGGTGTTGAGTTTGCTTACTTCTGGAATGCATTTGGTGTTGATGTTCATATCTTTGAACTTCAAAAGAATCTTCTGCCAATCGAAGATGAAGAATCTTCAAAAGTAGTTGAGAAAGCATATAAGAAATACGGAATTAAAATGTCTCTTGGTGTTGAAAAAGTTTCAGCTAAGAACAATGGTAATGACGTAACAATCACTGAAGTAAAAGGTGGTAAGACTGTTGAGCATAAATTTGACATGGGTCTAATCGCTGTTGGTATGACAGGAAATATCGATGGTATCGGACTTGAGACTGTTGGTGTTCAAACTGATCGTGGGTTTGTTGTAGTTAATAATACTTACCAAACAAACGTACCAAATATTTACGCAATCGGTGACCTTGCTGGTCCACCTCTTTTAGCACACGCAGCTTCTCACGAAGGTATTATTGCTGCTGAAGCGATTGCTGGTCTTCACCCACATCCACTAGATAAGATGAATGTTGCTGGTTGTACTTACTGTCAGCCACAAGTTGCATCTGTTGGTTACACAGAAAGAGCTCTTAAAGAACAAGGTATTAAATACTCAGTAGGTAAGGTTCCATTTACTGCAAATGGTAAGGCCATGGCATCTAACGAAACAGAAGGGTTTGTTAAAACTCTTATGGGTGAAGATGGAGAAATGCTTGGTGCACACATTGTTGGTACTCATGCAACTGAACTAATTCACGAGTATGTACTGTTCAGACAAATGGAAGGTGTTGATGAAGAAATGTTCGCAACGATTCACCCACACCCAACTTTAGGAGAATTCCTGGCTGAATCTGTGTTAAACGCTAAAGGTAGATCAATCAATTTTTAA